In Spirochaeta thermophila DSM 6578, the following proteins share a genomic window:
- a CDS encoding carboxypeptidase M32: MRPDDAVRRLKDYWREVVLLSHVQALLGWDQETYMPEGAVEERAAQQALLQGLIHRRKTALEVGELLAAAGAGEERPEGAEELGEVERALVRETYREWRRATKLPEDLVRRFAETTSRAQVVWQRARAEDEFGMFAPHLEEILSLVREIADRLGYEEHPYDALLDEYEPYMKASQVRAVFDRLEGPLVQLLEAIMEAGEVDDSPLHRHFPREGQEHVGRRILTDMGFDWKRGRLDVSAHPFTTTLGEGDIRITTRYMEDFLPSSLFGSIHEGGHALYEQGIAEELAGTILADGTSLGIHESQSRFWENVVGRSRAFWEKYFPLLEETFSSLSDVDFETFYRAINKVKPSHIRVEADEVTYNLHILLRFRLELALVEGRLAVKDLPEAWREESRRLLGIVPERDAEGVLQDIHWSFGGIGYFPTYTLGNLYSAQLAHAMERDLGDLSSLIAEARFDAILAWLREKIHRHGRTYPAHELCLRATGETLNPDYFLSYLRGKYSDVYGLS; encoded by the coding sequence ATGCGCCCGGACGATGCGGTGAGACGACTCAAGGACTACTGGCGGGAGGTGGTGCTTCTCTCCCATGTCCAGGCCCTTCTGGGCTGGGACCAGGAGACCTACATGCCCGAGGGTGCTGTGGAGGAGCGGGCGGCGCAGCAGGCCCTGCTCCAGGGGCTCATCCACCGGCGCAAGACCGCGCTCGAGGTGGGGGAACTGCTCGCGGCCGCGGGGGCGGGTGAGGAGCGGCCGGAGGGGGCGGAGGAGCTGGGCGAGGTGGAGCGGGCCTTGGTGCGGGAGACCTACCGGGAGTGGCGGAGGGCCACGAAGCTGCCGGAGGACCTCGTGCGCCGTTTCGCGGAGACGACCAGCAGGGCCCAGGTGGTCTGGCAGCGGGCGAGGGCAGAGGACGAATTTGGGATGTTCGCCCCCCATCTCGAGGAGATCCTCTCCCTTGTGAGGGAGATCGCAGACCGGCTCGGGTACGAGGAGCACCCCTACGATGCCCTCCTCGACGAGTACGAGCCGTACATGAAGGCCTCCCAGGTGCGGGCGGTCTTCGATCGACTCGAAGGTCCGCTGGTGCAGCTCCTCGAGGCGATCATGGAGGCAGGCGAGGTGGACGACTCCCCTCTCCATCGGCACTTCCCGCGGGAAGGACAGGAGCACGTGGGGCGTCGTATCCTCACCGACATGGGATTCGACTGGAAGAGGGGCCGCCTCGATGTCTCGGCCCACCCCTTCACCACGACCCTCGGTGAGGGGGACATCAGGATCACCACCCGCTACATGGAGGACTTCCTTCCCTCCTCCCTCTTCGGTTCCATCCACGAGGGGGGGCATGCCCTCTATGAGCAGGGTATAGCCGAGGAGCTGGCGGGGACCATCCTCGCGGACGGCACGTCCCTGGGGATCCACGAATCCCAGTCCAGGTTCTGGGAGAACGTGGTGGGGAGAAGCCGAGCCTTCTGGGAGAAGTACTTCCCGCTCCTCGAGGAAACGTTCTCGTCCCTCTCGGATGTGGATTTCGAGACCTTCTATCGGGCCATAAACAAGGTGAAGCCCTCGCACATCAGGGTGGAGGCGGATGAGGTCACCTACAACCTCCACATACTTCTCAGGTTCAGGCTCGAGCTCGCCCTGGTAGAGGGTCGCCTCGCCGTGAAGGATCTGCCTGAGGCCTGGCGGGAGGAGAGCAGGCGGCTCCTCGGCATAGTACCGGAACGGGATGCCGAGGGCGTCCTCCAGGACATCCACTGGTCGTTCGGGGGGATCGGCTACTTTCCCACCTACACCCTGGGGAACCTCTACAGCGCCCAGCTGGCCCATGCGATGGAGCGCGATCTGGGAGACCTCTCCTCCCTCATCGCCGAGGCACGGTTCGACGCCATCCTCGCCTGGCTGCGGGAAAAGATCCACCGTCACGGCAGGACCTATCCTGCCCATGAGCTGTGCCTCCGGGCCACCGGTGAGACGCTGAACCCAGACTACTTCCTTTCGTATCTCAGAGGGAAGTACTCCGATGTCTACGGCCTATCTTGA
- a CDS encoding glycogen-binding domain-containing protein has product MRRVVLTTFLLAVLVLPLAAEVSWTLEEDGQTVTVTWVYEDPDAQEVYIAGTFNSWDPQATLMTKEDGGRWTYTRQFSINDTIQYKFVVDGTWVTDETAPDFKDDGFGGKNSYLNLMLLISQEAQTEEGGAAPKVKLPTMSPVTFGTWTILRSDTGFLTRDLATGEKSGFELDYSLLYASSYWKLQGDILPGWNIYAELQVAEASKYLYKASTVKGEEPEVPFKEGLEDVLESAFHPADAWLNDTSPVLGHFKVRITNPYVNIYTGYKWSKGTEHVFLFNTSNADDNDANAGFTELSLGEKLSSIGDRVSLDVVVAPNKRLGTDGVYSWFTTTYDDAYTLDLAFNSVTEEERLFNYTRNHRGMFSMGIGAEPLEGLSLKAAYLLSYQVLDKEFQDLTDDSMAWGLEGSYQRDTFGVSLTTKIAGPQATTIYGDDDTVKPGNLFLELSPWVQIQPVKFSLTANATFAHEFDKIGEENKSFYYKPQIDADLSRWAGMPFTTSLYTRMQTDFIGEDNDLGFKLMDVGTKTSLRNLAEFLPGLDVYYALALEYGEYDILEKKYPAEVLYNSLLIDASLSRQVGLTTGLILRTNLKEEDDPTLVPFGMTMGASWAVPSSSLKNPVIFANIEYNFHPYGKDGKDEVFNLDEYRPSNLATGGSARFVCGLRWDF; this is encoded by the coding sequence ATGAGAAGAGTCGTCTTGACAACCTTTCTTCTTGCCGTACTGGTCCTACCTCTTGCGGCAGAGGTCTCCTGGACACTGGAGGAGGATGGACAGACGGTCACCGTCACCTGGGTCTATGAAGACCCCGATGCCCAGGAGGTGTATATCGCGGGTACGTTCAACTCCTGGGATCCTCAGGCCACCCTCATGACAAAGGAGGATGGAGGACGGTGGACGTATACGCGTCAGTTCTCCATCAACGACACGATCCAGTACAAGTTCGTGGTGGACGGAACGTGGGTCACCGATGAGACTGCCCCCGATTTTAAGGACGACGGTTTCGGGGGAAAGAACAGTTACCTCAACCTCATGCTCCTCATCAGCCAGGAAGCCCAGACTGAAGAGGGTGGGGCTGCCCCCAAGGTGAAGCTGCCCACCATGTCGCCTGTGACCTTCGGTACCTGGACGATTCTGCGAAGCGACACGGGTTTCCTCACGAGGGATCTCGCCACCGGAGAGAAGAGCGGGTTCGAGCTCGACTACTCCCTGCTCTATGCGAGCTCCTACTGGAAGCTCCAGGGCGACATCCTGCCCGGATGGAACATCTATGCCGAGCTGCAGGTGGCCGAAGCGAGCAAGTATCTCTACAAGGCGAGTACGGTGAAAGGGGAAGAACCCGAGGTGCCTTTCAAAGAGGGCCTGGAGGATGTGCTGGAGTCGGCCTTCCATCCTGCTGACGCATGGCTCAATGACACCTCGCCGGTGCTCGGTCATTTCAAAGTCCGCATCACCAATCCCTATGTGAACATCTATACGGGCTACAAGTGGTCGAAGGGGACGGAACACGTCTTTCTCTTCAATACCTCCAATGCCGACGACAACGATGCGAACGCCGGGTTCACCGAGCTCTCTCTCGGTGAGAAGCTCTCATCGATCGGAGATCGGGTGAGCCTCGATGTCGTGGTGGCTCCCAATAAGCGTCTGGGGACGGATGGGGTGTACAGTTGGTTCACCACCACCTACGACGATGCTTACACACTCGATCTCGCCTTCAACTCCGTGACGGAGGAGGAGCGTCTCTTCAATTACACCAGGAACCACAGGGGTATGTTCTCGATGGGAATAGGGGCCGAGCCTCTCGAAGGCCTCTCCCTCAAGGCAGCATACCTCCTCTCCTACCAGGTGCTGGACAAGGAATTCCAGGACCTGACCGATGACAGTATGGCATGGGGGCTTGAAGGATCGTACCAGCGCGATACCTTCGGGGTGAGCCTCACCACGAAAATCGCAGGTCCTCAGGCAACCACCATCTATGGAGATGACGATACCGTGAAGCCGGGAAATCTGTTTCTCGAGCTCTCTCCGTGGGTGCAGATACAGCCCGTAAAGTTTTCACTCACTGCGAACGCTACCTTCGCACACGAGTTCGATAAGATCGGTGAAGAGAACAAGTCCTTCTACTACAAGCCACAGATCGATGCTGATCTCTCCCGGTGGGCAGGTATGCCCTTCACGACCTCGCTTTACACACGGATGCAGACGGACTTCATTGGTGAGGACAACGATCTCGGCTTCAAGCTCATGGATGTGGGAACCAAGACCTCACTCAGGAATCTCGCTGAGTTCCTTCCTGGATTGGATGTCTACTATGCCCTGGCCCTGGAATACGGCGAGTATGACATACTCGAAAAGAAGTACCCTGCCGAGGTGCTCTACAACAGTCTCCTCATCGATGCATCACTTTCCCGGCAGGTGGGGCTTACCACAGGTCTCATCTTGCGCACCAATCTCAAGGAAGAGGACGATCCCACGCTCGTACCCTTCGGCATGACCATGGGAGCGAGTTGGGCCGTCCCGTCCTCTTCTCTCAAAAATCCTGTGATTTTCGCCAACATAGAATACAACTTCCATCCTTATGGGAAGGATGGAAAGGATGAGGTCTTCAATCTTGACGAGTATCGTCCCTCCAACCTGGCAACCGGGGGAAGCGCCAGGTTTGTGTGTGGACTGAGATGGGATTTCTAA
- a CDS encoding methyl-accepting chemotaxis protein, producing the protein MKLRTRLFLVVLATGFLLLLGMGSLLVQNHLSTQLEDVQLKTHHLLLAAGDFISASKDLIAYDTARRSTEYLEDILARWKESIATVEERIEGLSTHRGVRYLPPSLREDILAIPDLWRLNKRFFYQTEQQVNALLTDVQIPQRFRRGLLQIQVDLLTNQGESGMAGYYITQAMGYLYTTINVAEEFFSSQLMQLSSEVQTHVRRTKQLIQTGVISLLVLSILLSALLVIRITRSLSRRIRVINTLIGEIKTQRITPSIIRELDTLGGRRDELGEIALHTSQVMDVLRSFLLSVQQAAVEVETLKNALAAGLSESAASVEEITRNIGSFREMVEHLEQAIDVTGGAISSIAGRIEEIHRDIQRQASHIAESSSAIEEMNAAIQQASGLARERREGLQHLMELIRENGEKIAGTQEVISTVSREITNIQEIIEIIDSIAEQTNILSMNAAIESAHAGEAGKGFAVVAEEIRKLAESTEQHAGGITRALKGMTAQVTKALRTSNESAESFEHIREEMKKFTYSLEEIASIMTQLSTASTQILEHIHTITRITGKIKGESDEIAGRISEIHQAAESTQSTSLMVKQSIEEIERGIGEISKAMHEVDSLAQETKLRMDELKGRVHEFELEEAGKP; encoded by the coding sequence ATGAAATTGCGAACCCGTCTGTTCCTCGTGGTGCTCGCCACGGGATTCCTCCTCCTCCTGGGGATGGGATCCCTCCTGGTGCAGAATCACCTCTCGACACAGCTCGAGGATGTGCAGCTCAAGACACATCACCTTCTCCTCGCCGCAGGTGACTTCATCTCGGCCTCGAAGGACCTCATCGCCTACGACACCGCCCGCAGATCCACGGAATACCTCGAGGACATCCTCGCCCGGTGGAAGGAGTCGATCGCCACGGTGGAAGAGAGGATAGAGGGCCTCTCCACCCATCGCGGGGTCCGGTATCTTCCGCCATCCCTGAGAGAGGACATCCTCGCGATCCCCGACCTCTGGCGGCTCAACAAGCGCTTCTTCTACCAGACCGAGCAGCAGGTGAACGCGCTCCTCACCGATGTCCAGATCCCGCAACGATTCCGCCGGGGCCTCCTCCAGATACAGGTGGACCTGCTCACGAATCAGGGCGAGTCAGGCATGGCGGGATACTACATCACCCAGGCCATGGGATACCTCTATACCACCATCAATGTGGCCGAGGAGTTCTTCTCCTCACAACTCATGCAGCTTTCCTCGGAAGTACAGACGCACGTCAGACGAACGAAACAGCTGATCCAGACAGGAGTGATCTCTCTTCTCGTTCTCTCGATTCTTCTCTCCGCCCTCCTCGTCATACGGATCACCCGGAGCCTCTCTCGGCGGATCCGGGTGATCAACACCCTCATCGGCGAGATCAAGACACAGAGGATCACACCCTCCATCATCAGGGAACTCGACACCCTGGGAGGCCGGAGAGATGAACTCGGTGAGATTGCGCTCCACACCTCCCAGGTGATGGACGTGCTGCGGTCCTTCCTCCTCTCGGTCCAGCAGGCGGCAGTGGAGGTGGAGACGCTCAAGAACGCCCTCGCAGCAGGGCTTTCGGAATCGGCGGCGTCCGTGGAGGAGATCACCAGGAACATAGGATCATTCCGAGAAATGGTGGAGCATCTCGAACAGGCGATCGATGTGACCGGAGGGGCCATCTCTTCCATCGCAGGGAGGATAGAGGAGATCCACCGGGACATACAGCGGCAGGCCTCACACATCGCAGAGAGTTCGTCGGCCATAGAGGAGATGAATGCCGCCATCCAGCAGGCCTCCGGCCTCGCCCGGGAGAGAAGGGAAGGGCTCCAGCATCTCATGGAGCTCATCAGGGAGAACGGGGAGAAGATCGCCGGCACCCAGGAGGTCATCTCCACCGTCTCGCGGGAGATCACCAACATCCAGGAAATCATCGAGATCATCGATTCCATCGCGGAACAGACCAACATCCTCTCGATGAACGCAGCGATCGAGAGCGCACATGCGGGGGAAGCCGGCAAGGGATTCGCGGTCGTCGCCGAAGAGATACGGAAGCTGGCGGAATCCACCGAGCAGCACGCAGGAGGTATCACTCGAGCGCTCAAAGGCATGACGGCACAGGTCACGAAGGCCCTCCGGACGAGCAACGAGAGCGCAGAGTCCTTCGAGCACATCAGGGAGGAGATGAAGAAATTCACCTACAGCCTCGAGGAGATCGCTTCCATCATGACGCAACTCTCCACGGCGAGCACCCAGATCCTCGAACACATCCATACCATCACCCGGATCACGGGAAAGATCAAAGGGGAATCGGACGAAATCGCGGGAAGGATCTCCGAGATCCACCAGGCAGCGGAGAGCACGCAAAGCACGTCGCTGATGGTGAAACAGAGCATAGAAGAGATCGAACGAGGGATCGGGGAGATCAGCAAGGCCATGCACGAGGTGGACAGCCTCGCCCAGGAAACGAAGCTGCGGATGGACGAACTCAAGGGGAGAGTCCACGAGTTCGAACTGGAAGAGGCGGGGAAGCCGTAG
- a CDS encoding glucodextranase DOMON-like domain-containing protein translates to MRSTLLALFLLIPLLGLWAGGKAEEDVLYVNLVWHQHQPLYYKEEDVYSRPWVRVHATKDYYDMAAILEQYPDVHVTFNLTPVLLRQLDDFIAGAKDTYWVLGEKPASQITREEKRFILERFFDANHDNLIRPFPRYWELMKKRDAAGSIDRAIDLFTEQDFRDLQVWFQLAWCDPDLRAQEPLASLVAKGRNFSEEDKKVLFDEISRILEEVVPVHKKLMARGQIEVITTPYAHPILPLIYSTKIMEKNDPGSPMPEHFSYPNDAIAHLEKAREVYKAHFGREPVGLWPAEGSVSQEIVPLVARAGFSWMASGEQVLAKSLGLEGFTRDANDTVEQADLLYRPYYVKGPKGEKVAVVFRDNRLSDLVGFEYSGMSGKAAVDDLFNRLSRIRQKLKGKGGKGPYLVSIILDGENAWEHYKNDGKDFFHELYRRLSETPWVKTITPSEFLRRFPEQETIEDLWPGCWFTPDFSTWIGEEEENRAWNLLGMVRAHLAKYDMYHYREAPPEVLEKALDYMYLAEGSDWFWWYGADQDSGVDEYFDHAFRTLLERVYETLGDPVPALLEVPVIAERPVMESASLETAIEPAIDGRIEAAEWKGAGRYVKPGGVQAAAHAELSEVRYGVSKEGLVLAYTSRNPWDTIFTDASMEVYFQLPGSPVTSVFRLDGKHAVGFPASHALLYDGTALAWYQADEKKGWEKVKYAALAARAGRNLEILLPYVGLPPMETGQEVRIKTFLVGPEGTRDALPQDGHVRAVLPDTGQTTTLLDVADPEGDDHGPGSYTYPLDPVFAPGSFDVVEFSVAEGVEDLIFTFRMASPIANPWNSPIGLSLQTFDVYLDVVPGEGAANFLEGRNLTTEGDFLWDYAVWVEGWNQKVLVPADPNDPESGFVESTEVKPQVLVQAGAGKVSIRVPKRILRDARSFRVAACVLSQDGFPSAGVRRVRDVQAEAAQWRFGGAQGDTPTRVIDLVWDGTPSQEEQLSRGRVQAYTVERPAQ, encoded by the coding sequence ATGAGATCGACTCTCCTCGCCTTGTTCCTCCTCATTCCCCTCTTGGGGCTATGGGCAGGGGGTAAGGCCGAGGAGGATGTGCTCTACGTGAACCTCGTGTGGCATCAGCACCAGCCCCTCTACTACAAGGAGGAGGATGTATACTCCCGCCCGTGGGTGAGGGTACATGCCACCAAGGACTACTACGACATGGCCGCCATACTTGAGCAGTATCCCGACGTCCATGTCACCTTCAACCTCACCCCTGTGCTCCTTCGCCAGCTCGACGACTTCATCGCAGGGGCGAAGGACACGTACTGGGTCCTTGGGGAAAAGCCGGCCTCCCAGATCACCAGGGAGGAGAAGCGGTTCATCCTTGAGCGGTTCTTCGACGCCAACCACGACAACCTCATTCGCCCCTTCCCCCGCTACTGGGAGCTCATGAAGAAGCGGGATGCGGCGGGAAGCATCGATCGGGCGATCGATCTCTTCACCGAGCAGGACTTCAGGGACCTCCAGGTGTGGTTCCAGCTCGCCTGGTGCGATCCCGATCTGAGGGCACAGGAGCCGCTCGCCTCGCTCGTGGCCAAAGGCCGGAACTTCTCGGAAGAAGACAAGAAGGTCCTCTTCGATGAGATCTCCCGCATCCTCGAGGAGGTGGTGCCCGTACACAAGAAGCTCATGGCGCGGGGGCAGATCGAGGTGATCACCACGCCCTACGCCCACCCCATCCTCCCGCTCATCTACTCCACGAAGATCATGGAGAAGAACGATCCGGGCTCACCCATGCCTGAGCACTTCTCCTATCCCAACGATGCGATCGCCCACCTCGAGAAGGCCCGCGAGGTCTACAAGGCCCACTTCGGGAGAGAACCCGTGGGGCTCTGGCCCGCCGAGGGGTCTGTCTCCCAGGAGATCGTGCCTCTCGTCGCGAGGGCGGGGTTCTCCTGGATGGCCTCCGGCGAGCAGGTCCTCGCCAAGTCGCTGGGACTGGAGGGGTTCACGAGGGATGCGAATGATACGGTGGAGCAGGCCGATCTCCTCTACCGGCCCTACTATGTGAAGGGGCCGAAGGGCGAGAAGGTGGCCGTCGTCTTCCGGGACAACAGGCTCTCGGATCTGGTCGGGTTCGAGTATTCGGGGATGAGCGGCAAGGCCGCGGTGGACGACCTGTTCAACAGGCTCTCCCGTATCAGGCAGAAGCTCAAGGGCAAGGGGGGGAAGGGCCCGTATCTCGTCTCGATCATCCTCGACGGCGAAAATGCGTGGGAACACTACAAGAACGACGGAAAAGACTTCTTCCACGAGCTCTACCGCAGGCTCTCCGAGACGCCATGGGTGAAGACCATCACCCCCTCCGAGTTCCTCAGGCGGTTCCCCGAGCAGGAGACCATCGAGGATCTCTGGCCCGGCTGCTGGTTCACCCCCGACTTCAGCACGTGGATAGGCGAGGAGGAGGAGAACAGGGCCTGGAACCTCCTGGGAATGGTGCGCGCCCATCTCGCGAAGTACGACATGTACCACTACCGGGAGGCGCCGCCGGAGGTGCTGGAGAAGGCCCTGGACTACATGTACCTCGCGGAGGGCTCGGACTGGTTCTGGTGGTACGGTGCTGACCAGGATTCGGGGGTGGACGAGTACTTCGACCACGCCTTCAGGACCCTCCTCGAGCGGGTCTATGAGACCCTGGGCGATCCGGTGCCGGCTCTCCTCGAGGTGCCCGTGATCGCCGAGCGGCCCGTCATGGAGAGCGCGAGCCTCGAGACTGCGATAGAGCCTGCGATTGACGGAAGGATTGAAGCAGCCGAATGGAAGGGGGCGGGGAGGTACGTGAAGCCGGGTGGTGTCCAGGCGGCCGCCCATGCAGAGCTCTCCGAGGTGCGGTATGGGGTGAGCAAGGAAGGGCTCGTGCTCGCCTATACCTCGCGGAATCCGTGGGACACCATCTTCACGGATGCGAGCATGGAGGTGTACTTCCAGCTTCCGGGATCCCCCGTGACCTCTGTGTTCAGGCTCGACGGGAAGCATGCCGTGGGATTCCCCGCGTCCCACGCCTTGTTGTACGACGGTACAGCCCTCGCATGGTACCAGGCCGATGAGAAGAAGGGCTGGGAGAAGGTGAAGTACGCGGCTCTGGCGGCACGGGCGGGGCGGAACCTGGAAATCCTCCTTCCCTATGTGGGACTCCCTCCCATGGAGACAGGCCAGGAGGTGAGGATCAAGACCTTCCTCGTGGGGCCTGAGGGGACGAGGGATGCCCTTCCCCAGGACGGCCACGTCCGCGCGGTGCTCCCCGATACGGGGCAGACCACGACCCTCCTCGATGTGGCCGACCCTGAGGGCGATGACCACGGACCGGGTTCCTACACCTATCCCCTCGATCCGGTGTTCGCCCCGGGTTCCTTCGACGTGGTGGAGTTCTCGGTGGCGGAGGGGGTTGAGGATCTCATCTTCACCTTCCGCATGGCGAGCCCCATCGCCAATCCGTGGAACTCGCCCATAGGGCTCTCGCTCCAGACCTTCGACGTGTACCTCGACGTGGTCCCGGGAGAGGGGGCGGCGAACTTCCTCGAGGGGCGGAACCTCACCACAGAAGGCGACTTCCTGTGGGACTATGCCGTCTGGGTGGAGGGGTGGAACCAGAAGGTGCTCGTGCCGGCCGATCCTAACGATCCCGAGTCGGGGTTCGTGGAGTCCACCGAGGTGAAGCCCCAGGTGCTCGTCCAGGCGGGTGCCGGGAAGGTCTCCATCCGCGTGCCCAAGCGCATCCTCAGGGATGCGCGGTCCTTCCGCGTGGCTGCGTGCGTCCTCAGCCAGGACGGCTTCCCCTCGGCCGGGGTGAGGAGGGTGCGCGACGTACAGGCCGAGGCGGCCCAGTGGCGTTTCGGCGGCGCGCAAGGAGATACCCCCACGCGGGTGATCGACCTGGTGTGGGACGGGACGCCCTCCCAGGAGGAACAGCTCTCCAGGGGCAGGGTACAGGCCTACACCGTGGAGAGGCCTGCGCAATAA
- a CDS encoding alpha-amylase C-terminal beta-sheet domain-containing protein: MRRDRRDLRLPLLFLIILITGCPTHYDEEGGEVSRAAYFGSRADVMLQGFHWESHQSSIPWWDVIAQNADTIASAGFTVVWLPPPSDAASDEGYLPREWYNLSSSYGEQSQLTSAISALHDRGVKVLADVVVNHRVGTYDWADFSDPAFDDNARAVTSDDEWGYGTGNPDTGDGYSAARDLDHTYYDVQDEIIYWLSWLKAGMGFDGWRYDYVRGYAGYYVGIYNDATSPYLSVGELWPDITGDYYASGDAVNYHRQRLMDWIDATGGKSMAFDFTTKWQLQLAVERSEYWRLVDSQGKPIGAIGWWPQMSVTFIDNHDTGPSPGGGQNHWPFPSDKVEEGYAYILTHPGVPCVYWPHFFDWGSDLRNKISTLIRIRREKGITSTSSIDVLAADSGKYVARIDDVLIVKIGPDLSYNPSSEWTLTAYGNDWAVWTKE, translated from the coding sequence ATGAGACGAGACAGACGCGATCTCCGGCTCCCTCTCCTCTTCCTCATCATACTCATCACGGGGTGCCCCACCCACTACGATGAAGAGGGAGGAGAGGTGTCCCGCGCGGCCTACTTCGGTTCGCGTGCCGACGTCATGCTCCAGGGATTCCACTGGGAATCCCATCAAAGCTCCATTCCCTGGTGGGATGTGATAGCCCAGAACGCCGATACCATCGCCTCGGCAGGCTTCACGGTAGTCTGGCTTCCCCCTCCCTCCGATGCGGCATCGGATGAGGGCTACCTTCCCAGGGAGTGGTACAACCTCTCTTCCTCTTATGGGGAGCAGTCTCAACTCACCTCGGCAATCAGCGCCCTCCACGACAGGGGGGTGAAGGTACTCGCCGACGTCGTGGTGAACCACCGTGTCGGGACCTACGACTGGGCCGATTTTTCCGACCCCGCTTTCGATGACAACGCCCGGGCAGTCACCAGTGACGACGAGTGGGGATACGGAACCGGAAACCCCGACACCGGAGACGGCTACTCGGCGGCAAGGGATCTCGACCACACCTACTACGACGTACAGGATGAGATCATCTACTGGCTCTCCTGGCTCAAGGCCGGCATGGGATTCGACGGGTGGCGCTACGACTACGTGCGGGGATACGCCGGGTACTACGTGGGAATCTACAACGACGCCACCAGCCCCTACCTTTCGGTGGGGGAACTCTGGCCCGATATCACGGGCGACTACTATGCCTCGGGAGATGCGGTGAACTACCACCGGCAGAGGCTCATGGACTGGATCGACGCCACAGGCGGGAAGTCCATGGCCTTCGATTTCACCACCAAGTGGCAACTCCAGCTCGCCGTGGAGCGGAGCGAGTACTGGCGCCTCGTCGACTCCCAGGGGAAGCCCATAGGTGCGATCGGATGGTGGCCCCAGATGTCGGTCACGTTTATCGATAATCACGATACCGGTCCCTCTCCCGGCGGTGGGCAGAACCACTGGCCCTTCCCGTCCGACAAGGTGGAAGAGGGATACGCCTACATCCTCACCCATCCCGGTGTTCCCTGCGTGTACTGGCCCCACTTCTTCGACTGGGGGAGCGATCTCAGGAACAAGATCAGCACCCTCATCCGGATAAGGCGTGAAAAGGGTATCACTTCCACGAGTTCGATCGACGTGCTCGCCGCCGACTCGGGGAAGTACGTGGCCCGTATAGACGATGTACTCATCGTGAAGATAGGGCCGGATCTGTCCTACAACCCCTCTTCGGAGTGGACCCTCACCGCCTACGGGAACGACTGGGCCGTGTGGACAAAAGAGTAG
- a CDS encoding WGR domain-containing protein: protein MQIVLYKKAKDTHTHYYEINDRQLHLFSNYGFTVRWWREGASSRERHYSFPSRSERDSALQRLLQRKYREGYRVLYHYFRHRLPAALPGLLRRMGGG from the coding sequence ATGCAGATAGTACTCTACAAGAAGGCGAAGGATACACACACCCACTACTACGAGATAAACGACCGGCAACTCCATCTCTTCTCGAACTACGGGTTCACCGTGAGGTGGTGGAGGGAAGGGGCCTCTTCGAGGGAGCGCCACTACTCGTTCCCCTCACGGAGCGAGAGGGACTCCGCCCTCCAACGACTCCTCCAGAGAAAGTATCGAGAGGGCTACCGGGTGCTCTACCACTATTTCCGCCACAGGTTGCCGGCCGCCCTCCCCGGTCTCCTCCGTCGCATGGGAGGGGGATAG